ATAGATCACATAAATCATCCTATTATAAGGGGATGCAGATAGATCTGCTGCTGTGAACCACGCTTACCGGCAACCACGCTTAGCTGGAAACAAACGTAGACACGCTTTATGTACAGACAAAGCCCACTTGAATAAGGACAGCAAAACTAGATTATTCTGTTTTCAGGTCTAAGTTCAATCCGGAGTTCTTAGCAATGACAGGTTCTTTGTAATGCTGATAGTGGAAGCCTAAGTCAACAATTAGATACATCAATCAATATAACATCTCGCCCATTCATTTCCGAGAGTAAGTCTGGTATTCAAAGGCTCAGTACCAAACGCGACATCACCCACAATGAATAGCAGGTTGGGCGGGCGAAGGAGCAAAATATCGCAGTGAATAATAGGGCAGAACCAAAACAATAACTGATTCTCAACTCCTTTCACCCATCCATCGCCAGTTAATGTCACTGGACCAAATGCTTTGATCTTTGAGCCAAGTTTTCCTTTAGTAGAAGTATGATTTTCATGAGGAACTCTTCGATTATTGATATCTCTCTGTTCCATTGCAGGTTTATTTCTCGAATAAAGCATATCTTGTGTTTTGTCGAACCCGGCTTTAGGAAGGTTCACCTCCCACAGTTCAGCTGACTTGTTCATCCCAAGCAGTCCCACGACAATGCGGACACAACGAGGGGAGAATGCCACGCATATAACCTGGTTTAGGTTCGTCTTGATCGTGGTCTCGAGTCGTGGCCCGCAGCTTACAAGGATGGCCCCATCTTGTGAGCGTACGCTGCGAAAATCATTTGGCCATTGTGATCGAGCAATAAAATGGTCTTCTGTATTGAATAAAGTTTGATAATGATAGCGTCGAAGCTGTTCCTTTTCATACAGGTTCCAATCGAATTTTGGGTTGATGTGGATGTCCCATGGATTTTTCGATCCGAGATCTTCGTTTTCGCTTGACCGTCTTAGTGGAGTACTGTGTGTCTCAGGTATTTCTATCGGATAGCTGATAATTGTGCTAGCATGTGCATCCCAAATGCAGATCGTTTTGTCGTAGCTTGAAGCAACATAGGACCCGTCGGGAGAATATGCTAGCGATGATACCCCTCCGGTATGTCCCCCAAGTGGTAAACCAAGTTGCTTGCCAGTATTGACATCCCAGAACCGGATTGTCTCGTCCAGAGAACCAGAGACGAATTTAGGGCTGTCGGGTGCAAAGGCGACCGACGAGACCCCCTGTGTATGGCCTTGAAAAATTCCGAGAGGGAGACCACTATATACATCCCACATTCTTATGGTTCGGTCAGAAGATCCGGAAACAAGGCGGGTCCCGTCAAGAGAAAACGCGACGGAATTCACAGCATCCAAATGCCCTTCGAGCACTTGGCTGGCTTGGAGGCCGGAGGTAATATCCCATATCCGAATGGTTGTATCTGCAGAACCAGAAGCTAGTTGCATACAGGTGGGCGAGAACACAAGAGAGGGTATGCGAGCTTTATGGCCTATCAGTGGGGCCCCGATCTGCTCCTTGGAACGGATGTCCCATATTCGTATGACGTTGTCCGAATGCCCCGAGGCTATATAAGTGGGTACACTCCGAGAGATGGCAATAGAACGGACCGATTGCGGACTACGAGTATCGAGCGTGTCAAGGCGCCTATCATCATCCATATTATAGATGCAGATGGTGTGAGCGGAAGTCCCGGCCACAAGTGTTGAGCCGTCCGAGGATATTGCGAAGCAAACAATATTTTCTTCGGATAGCCTGAAACTACTATTGGTGCCGTGCAAACTCCAAGTCTCGATAAATCCAAGGAAAGTCCTATAAAAAACCTGAGTTCCGTCACGAGAGAACATGATTGATCCAATCTTTGATTGTGCGCTGAAGGACGCCCATCCTATTCCCTCATCTCCAGACGAGGCTAGATTTCCAGCTTCAACTAATCCCCGAGTCCGCTTCGAGAAGGTTGTGTATACTGTGTTGGATCTTGCGCACAGAGGTAGCGCCGATATGTAGATGTGGGGGGTGCAAATTGAGCACGCGTTTGCCCCGAAGTGAGTCAAAAACCTTTGTGCATTGATCAACCCCTTCCAAGTGTCCGGCCATATGTTATTTGTCTGTCTATGTATGTGTAAGTACTAGGCAAAGATGTTTCATTTGCACCTACATGAAGCCATACTCGTGTCTGACGTAGTAGTGACAGAGCAATTCCAATGCATTTGTTCAAGTTCATCACCTCTACCCAAAATAAAAATCGAAGTGACATAAATTCGTATAGCATGTCATGTAAATCCTCACAGGTGGGGATCTGAGTTGCCTGAAGATGGCTACCCCAAAACTTGCACGCATAAAGCAGTGCCAGACAAATTGATTCCTTGACTCGTTCTTGGATACCCGGAATCTCGTTGTCCGCGACGAAAGATGTCTCGagcttgcatatattgaaTCGAAGCTGTCGTTTCATGATGTCGAAGCAGTTTTGAGCTAATATTTTATTTCGCCGAGCTTCATTACAAAAGTACTTTGGACCTGCTCGCATCTGATCGAAAAGAAAGTCAGGGAATGAGGCATGTAGGGTTGAAACAAGCTCGTCCTCTGCTGGGACATGGAGGACGGAGTACAGAGGATCCAAAGAGTACGTGATTTGATCTTTTGTCAATTCTAACAGATCCGAGAGAGTTTTCAGAGACATTGGTTCCATCGCGCATACAATTGTCTCGAGTACGGCCCGCATAATTTCcaattcttcctcttccaggGCTTCGTTAAACGCGAGATCTAGTACCGTGCGATATAGTGCGTCAAGCTCCTTGTATAACTTGTTTACTGTTCCGGTGAGAACTGCCTGGGATCCTTTTGAACTTATAGCGAGTACATTCTTTAGCCGAGAGGCCGAGTCTACACGGACGCGCCGGGGACTGACATATCGCACAATAGTGGCAGCGTATATGAATAATGTCCCTGACTGCTTTGCGAGTTGGCACAATTGAGCTTCTGTTAGAGGAGGAGATATGTGATGAAGTTCGCTAGCAAGATATGTCTTGATGTCACTTTCCACTACAGATGCTTCGATGTCATGCAGATGGCTTATGATCGATAGCGTTCTATCTGTTTCCAACATTTTTTCTCGGACAAAGGGTTCTGGTCGGCTTGTTAGAAGAAACTTGATAGGCATATCCAGGGCGTGGGTTCTCAGGAGGCCGAGAATCGTTTCTGCGCCATCTCTATCTTCACACTCGTCCAAAGCGTCGATAGTCACGATTGTGCCTGCTAACAGCTCCCCTGTGGACTTCATCGGTTGTACTATGAGCTTCTCGAACTGCACACGAACATCTCGCATCGCAACATCTGGTTCTTCCTCTATGGCTTTGCAAAGTGCGGATCGATATACACGCGAGAAACGTCCAAGTTGATATGCTATCGTCGGGATTATTCTATCAATCTTCCTGCATAGAGGCGAGGTACGTGAACAAA
The Rhizoctonia solani chromosome 8, complete sequence DNA segment above includes these coding regions:
- a CDS encoding NACHT and WD40 domain-containing protein, with amino-acid sequence MDKRFGKFLVCTASQSYLAPRNMDSSSESPQLAAPPAESAGSPTVNTSADGRKGTRLSQLKNATKTAGYQVKSSLKAMSQSARVLPPLKSALGDMSEFIGILMDVAKDDENLDELFTELQLRTNALETYVVNLSLESSGDTLSLVFKPILDDLQSTKRDKERGTMRASEVVRRARKIESHLRVLHDEVSLRTLDMTAKQQVEMWLSRLSEVSDAAYNSTYATTVQRGDCTSGTRQELQRMLQLWARPEYDRSEDIQQDNLGTARVFLINGMAGTGKTTIAYSLCKWLDANAQLGASFFCSRTSPLCRKIDRIIPTIAYQLGRFSRVYRSALCKAIEEEPDVAMRDVRVQFEKLIVQPMKSTGELLAGTIVTIDALDECEDRDGAETILGLLRTHALDMPIKFLLTSRPEPFVREKMLETDRTLSIISHLHDIEASVVESDIKTYLASELHHISPPLTEAQLCQLAKQSGTLFIYAATIVRYVSPRRVRVDSASRLKNVLAISSKGSQAVLTGTVNKLYKELDALYRTVLDLAFNEALEEEELEIMRAVLETIVCAMEPMSLKTLSDLLELTKDQITYSLDPLYSVLHVPAEDELVSTLHASFPDFLFDQMRAGPKYFCNEARRNKILAQNCFDIMKRQLRFNICKLETSFVADNEIPGIQERVKESICLALLYACKFWGSHLQATQIPTCEDLHDMLYEFMSLRFLFWVEVMNLNKCIGIALSLLRQTRVWLHTNNIWPDTWKGLINAQRFLTHFGANACSICTPHIYISALPLCARSNTVYTTFSKRTRGLVEAGNLASSGDEGIGWASFSAQSKIGSIMFSRDGTQVFYRTFLGFIETWSLHGTNSSFRLSEENIVCFAISSDGSTLVAGTSAHTICIYNMDDDRRLDTLDTRSPQSVRSIAISRSVPTYIASGHSDNVIRIWDIRSKEQIGAPLIGHKARIPSLVFSPTCMQLASGSADTTIRIWDITSGLQASQVLEGHLDAVNSVAFSLDGTRLVSGSSDRTIRMWDVYSGLPLGIFQGHTQGVSSVAFAPDSPKFVSGSLDETIRFWDVNTGKQLGLPLGGHTGGVSSLAYSPDGSYVASSYDKTICIWDAHASTIISYPIEIPETHSTPLRRSSENEDLGSKNPWDIHINPKFDWNLYEKEQLRRYHYQTLFNTEDHFIARSQWPNDFRSVRSQDGAILVSCGPRLETTIKTNLNQVICVAFSPRCVRIVVGLLGMNKSAELWEVNLPKAGFDKTQDMLYSRNKPAMEQRDINNRRVPHENHTSTKGKLGSKIKAFGPVTLTGDGWVKGVENQLLFWFCPIIHCDILLLRPPNLLFIVGDVAFAVISRQFREMPRSRIDGLLTSFPKLIPANSQHTSIEAQDVRYVYQPLEDLYILLITNKGSNILQDIDTLHLFARVVSDICRTADEREISRNAFELLGAFDEVVNLGYREQVGLQQVRSILEMESHEEKIQEIIAKNKEAEAKEELKRRAKQLEMQRREMQKRAQGGSGGIGSSYLSPGMGGSGGYSSVPRFEAPAERRAVSPQPSSLKPAFKASGMKLGSKKAKQSELLDAMGGELATPTGSIPGTPVPPDLSASATLSAPPPGPAVHEESVHVVIRERVKASILRDGRPKELEIMGDLDLKVADAADARIKLNIAPLGSGGEGAQFKQHPNVAKFAGGVGIQGEVKLKDPARGFPVGQPQPLNVLKWRWGSKDETRLPLSINVWPSPAGDGTCEVNIEWELQNTDLDLQDLVISIPLPSGAYPTVSSHTGSWSINPSTHSLDWTTDSVSSESDTTGSLEFSVGGDDAEAFFPVKVDFKSEKSLIGVEVLDVERVGGEGSVTFSKEVRIGVEQYSIV